TTTCGACTCTCCCCACCgtcccctcatcatccctaATCACCAACGCCGCAGCATCATACCCCCCCGCGCCAGGAACCAcactccccaccaccccctccagcccctccagctcgtccagcATCTTGGTCTGACTGTCCGGCTCGATCTCGGCCCCGctctccacccccatcctcttcatcaacctcctcacctcccccattgCCCTTTTTATCGCCTGCTCATCCCCGACTTTGAGCGCCCCAGCCAAaaccttcacctccccctccagctcggcaaaCAACCCATCCGCCTCGGCCTTGTTCCCTTCCCTCCAGGCGTTGACCAGCTTCACCATGCTGACCGTTGCCGTCCCCCCCGTGACATCCACCATTCTGATCTTCAGCCCCTCGGCAAGATCAGTCTCCTCTTTGCTGATTTCTTGATCCCAGTCGGGGGAGTTGACCGTCTCCACGACGGCTCTCCCGAACCCTCTCGTCcctgggggtgggagggcggataagagggagggggaaaaccGGCGGTAGACGCAGCTGCCGTAGACGGCGCTGGCGACGTCGAACCCGGAGCCGATTTTTCCCTGGGCGGCACAGTGGGCTGCTTGGGagaggttgtggagggtgCGCCGGCctgagggggtggagaggtcgAAAAGGGAACGGGGGAGGTAGTGGGAGAGCAAGCAGCCGGTTAGGGAGGTTAccagggcggcggaggagccGAGGCCGGTCTTGTTGGCTTTGGAGATTGTTTGCCCGAGGTGGCGGAAGCGACgctggggggtggaaggggaggtggtggcggtggtcgAGTAATAGTCGTTgtcggcgaggatggtgaatttggcggggtggatggaggagagggtttgcttggcggggagggagacgATGTAGGAGAGGACGTAGTTGAGAGTTGTTTCGACGAAATGGTTGGGTTTGAAGGGTTTGGTGCcgctgggggaggtgttAGTGATGAGGTGtgacaaaaaaaagaaggggaagggggggggagaacaTACGGGTCGAGCTGGGTGACTTTTACACCACCGTGACCTTCCACAGGGGTGTAGCCGTACACCCAGGAGTCATCGTCAAACTGCGGACTTTCGACGACAATCTCGGTGAGATGAACGCCCTGGGTGGGCTGGATGGGTTGAGAGACGACGTTGATGCGGGCGCTGAGACCAAAGACGAGGCCGGAGTAGTCCCTGTCGAGGACAATGTAGCCGCCTGCGAGAAGAACCTTGCCGGGGGCGGAGACAACAGATGAGTTCTTGTGTTCGGGCATTTTGCAtgtgagtgagagagaaaaaatcTCACAATAGCTTCAAGTGTGAGTTTGTTGACGAGTGCAAGGGTGAGCTCTCATGAAGGTTGAATGAGAGCCCCTGaatgatggaggggtagaTTCAGGCAGGGGCCCACTTATGCGAGCTGTTGTGGGGCACAACCCTGAGGTTTGACTTTTGACTTTGTTTTGGAAAGAAATCGTGCGCTTTAACCCTGACTTCCAAGTGCCGCTTGATTACGCAGACCTAAAGATGTATTGGGGGAAACAAATCTCAAGGTGTTCATCTGAACCAGATTCACGTTTCAACAGAGTACCCTCGCAACCCGACAGCCTGGGCACAAGTTTATGCCTTCCGCCTTGTGAAGTTCTCCAAAgtaagaagagaaaaaaaaaaagccaaagcaCGTAGTTCACGTAAGGTACCTTGGTCTGTAAGAGACACGTCAAGTTTTCGAACATATTATGCCTCTGAAAAACATGTTCAAGATGTCACTGGTAGGCATTTTGTCTGCAATGTGAGTTTCGACATGTTGTCATGTCTTGTCTTATACATCTCTTGTCCTATACATCTCTTGGCCACACGTTGAACAAGTTCTAAGAAACCAAAGCCCACTGTTTATCAAACATTTGAATGAGAGCTATGAGACTTCCAAACGTTGTGACTTGAACCCCATTTTGACTGAACATTATCCCCTTTAGCGAACTTGAACCCTCAAGTAAGAAAGATAGAGGTGGCGATCATAGATGGCAGATGCTGCAGTGTGATTCAtgactacctacctacctggtaGATGCAATCGTGCACTACACATAATCAATTAGGAAATGCGATCCAGGACTGGCCGCGGCCCGTACTCGGTGGCCGAGGATGCTCGGTGATAAGGCAGGTCGGGAACAAGTCGGGACGGAGCAGCGGCGGGTCAAGGGCTCAGCAAACGGCGGGCCGGGCACTTTTGGCATGGCAGTCCAATCATTGGCTCTGGATTTGGTTGCTTTTCATGCACATGTGACTGTTTGCTGGCTTTCCTTGGATTCCCTGATATTATCAGATGCAACTCATCCTGTTTTCGATCGTCGATCAGAGATTGATTGAGCTATTCCAGCTGGATATCGTGCACTGCCATCTCACGCACTCGTATCCTCTTCGATGTGGCATACCCCGTTGAATGACTGCAATCGTGTCTCAACCGATGCCAAATGCTAGATAGAGACAGTTCGAACCATAAAGAACGATTGATAACAGTGAAGAGTGGATTGCCAAAGCTGGAGCACCGCCAAAAGAAAGCACTGCTTTTTTGTGTGGACGCTAAAGTTTTCGAGAAATGTCTCAACCCATGTAACGGTAATGTTCAAAGCGCCCAAAGTGGTCAAGTGCTGTTCCTGTAGCTGTCGGGGTTTGGAGCGGTGCGAGCTCCGAGGGCTCGGCACTGTTAGCGATTGGGCGGGACCACCGGTATTTGACTAACAGTTAAGATCTGAGATGAACCCCGGGTTATCTGGTCCGGGAAGTCTTCGTTGACGTGCTGGAGCAGAGTGTCCCCGCTCAACCCGCGTCCGAGCCTTCCGCCAAGCCACCGCCATTCGTCATCGGCCGCCCAGCAGCTCTGGGGGAGCATGGGGCAGCATGTCGGGACGTCCACTGACAGACGGCcgccgacgatgatggaAGACGGTGAGCAGAGAACAGCCCAGGCCATGCCAGAGGATAGGTAGAGGCAGCCATCCCATGTGATACTAGGGTTAAGGGTTATGGACCAAGGTGTGTTAGTGGTCGATGTGTTCTCTTTTGAAGTGTTCCATACGCCGCCTAAGGCAACGGTTATTACGTGGACGTCCACCTCATGGATGCTATGAAACAAGTGTCATGAATCGACGACGATGGGGGGCTGGGATTTTCCTCAAGAAACAAaatggagaagaagggataTAATTGTCTGTATATCCGAGAATTAATACACATATCTCCGTGTTCTGTGTCGTTGTTCGCTCTGACTAATCCCGCGCACCCATTCCGAATCCACCCGGCTAAGGACCCTGGTGACCTGGCACAGGCTTAGCTTTCGCTTCTCCAGCGCGgcgagggaaaaaaaaatcacaGCTACCGGTGCTTTAAGACAATATTTGAGTTGCAGTCACTCACTCCCTTCCAGGCCTCAGCCCTTCGCCCTTTTGCCGTTTCTcgtccatccaccaccatcattgTACCAATCACCCCCCAAGGTCAGCGCGTTTGTTTGACGGCTTCACTGTCGTCAAATGAACCTGCAATTGCGCATAACCCCTTCACTCCTTGTAAGTCAATTGCTTGACCCCGCCACGCCTGACTTGGCTACCTTTGGTTGAAGCTATTCGCGTCTGACACCTCGTCTCCGTCTGGGAACAGAACCCCTCTCCGCCTGGTGTCTCTTAAATGCCCGCTTTCAGTTCGACTGTTTGGCAGAGCTTTATCCGGCAAGGATTTACCAAGTCCATCACCCAAGGTTACGCCCAGTCGGTCGTTGCTGCCACCCACCCTCATGTTCTAAACTCACAGAACCGCCCGTCCTTTGGGCGCCGCAACCATGCCCGTATCGGTCGTCGTCTTTCGACTCTTGGGCTCCAGTCTGCTTTCCACACCAGCAGCTCGACCGTCGCCGCTGGGCCTGTTGAGCCGCAACGTTTGGGCAAGGCTGTTAGCACCAATGGCGGCCTAGATGCTTACTTTGAGCAATTGCAAAAGACCCAGCAAGTTGCCGAGGAAGGGGCcgtggaagaggtggaatCCGACAAGGAGTGGACTCAGTTCCAATTTCAGCAGCGCATCGAGTGGAAGCCGACACCGGCTTCCATCCTTCTCGGTTCCGATGCCAGCAaaaccctcgccctcgaTGTCGACCCCGCCCAAGTCACCAAGCGCGATGCCTCCCCAGCCATCACccccgaggccgaggccgccCTTGCCCACATCGATGCGCGTCTcgccgaggagattgaggttCGCAAGCAGCTGGATGcgttggaagaggaggtggaatCCCTCCGCGCCACGTCTCCAGCTCTGGCCGAAAAGCTCGAGGAAGAGATTAGGTCGCGAACCATCACTCCTGTTTCCCATATCCGAACTCCCGCCAGCCTCGTCCGTACGCCTCCCGTCGATCCCCAGTCCCAGTCCTACGCCGATCACCTCGTGAAACTCGCCGACGGCGGACGATATGTCGAGATTCCGGCAGTCTTCGAGGCCATGCTTGTCGCCGGCATCAAGCCCATTGCTACCGCCTACAATGTCTTGCTTACTGCCGCTTTCCAGCTGGCACCAGACAAGTCCGAGGTGGTGAACAAGGCTCTGGATATCTACACGGATATGCTTAGACGCAAGGTTGCCCTGGACAGCGAGACGTACAACATTCTTGTCAGCTTACTGGCTTCTCGTTCACTCGAGGTGTCTGCGCTGCAAGAGGCTCTCGAGGTGAAGCGTGTGCGGTTTGGTGGCATGGATGAGCCCGGCAAGTTCATGTTTGCCTCTCatgagcttgagcttgccatcttgagggaggaggagcgtcTTGACCTTGCCATCAAGTTGTTCGAGAACTCTGTCTCATCCAACAAGGCCGGTTACACCTCGGAGACCTACCACCAGATGATCTCAGCGTGTGCCAAGGCTGGTCGCGTG
The window above is part of the Podospora bellae-mahoneyi strain CBS 112042 chromosome 3, whole genome shotgun sequence genome. Proteins encoded here:
- the ERG8 gene encoding phosphomevalonate kinase (EggNog:ENOG503NV7P; COG:I), with the translated sequence MPEHKNSSVVSAPGKVLLAGGYIVLDRDYSGLVFGLSARINVVSQPIQPTQGVHLTEIVVESPQFDDDSWVYGYTPVEGHGGVKVTQLDPGTKPFKPNHFVETTLNYVLSYIVSLPAKQTLSSIHPAKFTILADNDYYSTTATTSPSTPQRRFRHLGQTISKANKTGLGSSAALVTSLTGCLLSHYLPRSLFDLSTPSGRRTLHNLSQAAHCAAQGKIGSGFDVASAVYGSCVYRRFSPSLLSALPPPGTRGFGRAVVETVNSPDWDQEISKEETDLAEGLKIRMVDVTGGTATVSMVKLVNAWREGNKAEADGLFAELEGEVKVLAGALKVGDEQAIKRAMGEVRRLMKRMGVESGAEIEPDSQTKMLDELEGLEGVVGSVVPGAGGYDAAALVIRDDEGTVGRVERFLGEYSQREGVKARLLDVLGEVEGARLESWDGGRWQEL